Genomic window (Synechococcus sp. LA31):
CTGGATGCTCAGCTGCGGGAAGACCTCCGCGGCGAACTGCGAACACTGCTGCGCAGCACAGGTGTTCCTGTGGTGTATGTAACCCATGATCAGCACGAAGCGATGGGTCTGGCAGACCGCATTGCCGTGCTGCGGGAGGGGCGACTGCAGCAGATCGGCACAGCAGAGGAGCTTTACAACTCACCTGCCAACCGCTTTGTAGCGAGCTTTCTCGGAAATCCCAGCATCAACATGATCGACACCCCAGATCGCCAACTGGGACTCAGACCAGAGCGGCTGCAGCTGGCCGAAGCAGGCAGCGAGCTGGAAACAGACTGGGCAGCTTTGGAGGGCACCATCAGCCATCGTGAATGGCTCGGTGACCGCGTGATCACCCATGTGGATTGCGGTCTCCAAGGCACGTTGAAAGTTGTGGGTGATGCAGGCCAGGGGGCCAGCGCCGTGCAGGTGCGATGGCGGCAACAGGATGCCTTGAGTTTCGAGCGAGAGAGCGGCACGCTGCTTCCTCTCACCATACATTCTCGATAACATTCATCGCCTGCAGATAGGCAGGTTGATCTTCGCTATTCACTGATTCATCGTCGACAAAACTATCACCGGTACCGGTTCGTCGAGCCAGATCAGCCACTACCGCACTGACCATCAGATCAAGAGCGGCAGGGTTCTCCAGATTTTGCAGTGCCTCGGCATAGCGACGGCTGTGGGTAGGCCGTACAGATTCCTGGCAGTAGTTACTAAGTTCACGGCTCTCAGTCATCACTGCAAAGGCCGTCTGCTTAGAACTCTGCCGACCAAAAATCGCCATATAGAGCAGATTGCCAAGCGATGCATCATGGATGGGGATCTCGTACTGACGAAGGATCTGCGGCCAATAGCGCAAAGAACGCAGGCCTTCAAGGCCGCCTTTCGCCAAACCTGCGGCCTCGCACCACTGCTCGAATTCCTCGAGGCTGTTGGGGCAACGGCCCAGCTCCCTCATCCTCTCAGCGAGTACAACACCGGCCTGAAAATTGCGGGTGGGACTGCCGGTGCTGGGCAACATCATGCTGCCGCGAACGTCGGCGACCATGGCTGTGAGTTGCGAGAAGGTATGGTCGCGGACCTTCTCCATATCTCCATCGCGCACCAAGGCCGCTTCAATGCGCTGCACGCCATAGCCCAACTCAGTTAGTGCGATGGGCTGGCGGTGGTACAGGCGCTGGCGATCGCTCCGGGCCATCGACACAGTGGCCGCCTGATCCAGGCTTTGCTCGAGAAGAAGGGTGAGCAATGTGGGCAGAACACCGGGATTTTCTCGGTGGTAAGTATAGCCAAACCCGGCAAAGATTGAGGCCATATTCTTGGCGGCCTTGATGTATTGACCCTCGATATTGTGAACACCAGGTGAAACCTGAATATTCGGTGACAGGCGATCGATCAACCGCGCACCCAACAGGGCTGTGAGTGCATTCGGGTGGCAGAAGTTGGCCGTGAAGCTATCCAGCGGGTTGCGCAGTGCCCCATGGCGATGGAAGCCGCTGAAGAAGGCCAGATTGGGTTGCTTCTGGCACAGCACATAGGCCTCGTTCGTGATCGGGTCATGACAGAACGAACCCGCTAAACAGGCCAGCACCACATGCTCTCGTCGCAGAACCTGACGCAGCTCCAGCGCTTCCTGAAGGTCTTCCTCCACGTGATTGCTGTTGGCGCTCAGCACCACCAGGTCGCA
Coding sequences:
- a CDS encoding ABC transporter ATP-binding protein, which encodes MTMRLNTSSSSNATGLRLKHLSRRVQQQTLLDQLTLEVAPGEILALLGPSGCGKSTTLRLIAGLDQASSGEIELGGSQITQLPPAQRHVAMVFQSYALFPHLSVERNLSLGMELRGVPRAEIVRDLEQVLALLQLEGLRQRRPAELSGGQRQRVALARALLRKPALFLLDEPMSNLDAQLREDLRGELRTLLRSTGVPVVYVTHDQHEAMGLADRIAVLREGRLQQIGTAEELYNSPANRFVASFLGNPSINMIDTPDRQLGLRPERLQLAEAGSELETDWAALEGTISHREWLGDRVITHVDCGLQGTLKVVGDAGQGASAVQVRWRQQDALSFERESGTLLPLTIHSR